A genomic segment from Polyangium mundeleinium encodes:
- a CDS encoding polysaccharide biosynthesis/export family protein — protein MDVHEKKRIARGVKGRFVRGCLALLGLWASASCGGARPTYDYTTELRVMRTYTVGPGDVLEVRVWHNEQLSRRVTVRPDGFITLPLVGDIVCGGKTVEQIGKEITEKGQQFYTEPLVVSVEVAELHSYRIYVLGEVTRPGEFTPTGQVTVLQAIALAGGFTRFAAPNEIVIVRKDAHGERRIPFAFTAVVKGGDLRENLPLLTNDTVVVP, from the coding sequence ATGGATGTGCACGAAAAGAAGAGAATCGCCCGGGGCGTGAAAGGACGGTTCGTGCGGGGATGCCTGGCTTTACTGGGGCTCTGGGCCTCGGCGAGCTGCGGCGGCGCGCGCCCGACCTACGATTACACGACGGAGCTGCGCGTGATGCGGACGTACACCGTGGGGCCCGGGGATGTGCTCGAGGTGCGCGTCTGGCACAACGAACAGCTCAGCCGCAGGGTCACGGTGCGCCCCGACGGATTCATCACGCTCCCGCTCGTCGGCGATATCGTTTGTGGTGGAAAGACCGTGGAGCAGATCGGCAAGGAGATCACCGAAAAGGGCCAGCAGTTCTACACGGAGCCGCTGGTCGTCTCCGTCGAGGTCGCCGAGCTCCACAGCTATCGTATTTACGTGCTGGGCGAGGTCACGCGGCCGGGCGAGTTCACGCCGACGGGGCAAGTCACGGTGCTGCAGGCGATCGCGCTCGCCGGTGGATTCACGCGGTTTGCCGCGCCGAACGAAATTGTCATCGTGCGCAAAGACGCGCATGGCGAGCGGCGGATCCCGTTCGCGTTCACGGCCGTGGTGAAGGGCGGGGATCTCCGCGAGAATTTGCCGCTCCTGACGAATGACACCGTGGTCGTTCCCTAG
- a CDS encoding O-antigen ligase family protein codes for MASIIVCVLCALVVLKPQEFVPALAGLPLLYIVFALFTVAFVVDVLRGRARVDFPPHAPFVLAFFLWGALVTLVRRPAVLQKEGTELAIVLCIFGVISLGLGTTKGLRRFCWTLLVCMIFASTVALLQSQGPFGCMIAEKSDWEGKGELQYDGRGCENALDCRKDGLPDVNYRCERVGPFGTATIGGRVRYRGTLADPNELSLAAVMALPFALAFAERKRSSRDPNQKPTAASLRLPILLTDGLLAGIASIFRVVPALVVAFAFAVMIVLSQSRMGVLVFLVVMGLAFIRRAGIFGVVIGCIAFPPVLLLGGRSGAEAEASADERLDLVAEALTMIRKSKGIGFGVGQFADESTRGLTAHNSYLLAAAETGIIGACLFSLVLYGALKVPLKLWFGSYDVDAELRRLAPALAISLGGAYVGIFFLSWSYKEFLYMLLGASAALYQAARAADPRFSVRIDAREAATVCAACLLLFPIVWVVLHVMG; via the coding sequence ATGGCCTCGATCATCGTGTGCGTGCTCTGCGCGCTCGTCGTCTTGAAGCCCCAGGAGTTCGTGCCGGCCCTCGCCGGGCTGCCGCTCCTCTACATCGTGTTCGCGCTCTTCACCGTGGCATTCGTCGTGGACGTCCTGCGCGGTCGCGCCCGGGTCGATTTCCCGCCGCACGCCCCCTTCGTCCTCGCGTTTTTCCTGTGGGGAGCGCTCGTCACGCTCGTGCGCAGACCCGCGGTCCTGCAGAAGGAGGGGACCGAGCTCGCCATCGTGCTCTGCATCTTCGGCGTGATTTCGCTCGGCCTGGGCACGACGAAGGGCCTGCGGCGTTTTTGCTGGACGCTCCTCGTTTGCATGATTTTCGCCTCGACGGTCGCGCTCCTCCAGTCCCAGGGGCCCTTCGGCTGCATGATCGCCGAGAAGAGCGACTGGGAGGGCAAAGGCGAGCTCCAGTACGACGGGCGCGGCTGCGAGAACGCGCTCGATTGTCGAAAGGACGGCCTGCCGGACGTGAATTACCGTTGCGAGCGGGTCGGTCCGTTCGGCACGGCCACGATCGGCGGCCGCGTACGTTATCGCGGCACGCTCGCCGATCCGAACGAGCTCTCGCTCGCCGCCGTGATGGCCTTGCCTTTCGCGCTCGCGTTCGCCGAGCGAAAACGATCGTCCCGGGATCCGAACCAGAAGCCGACCGCGGCGTCGCTCCGGCTCCCCATTCTGCTCACGGACGGATTGCTCGCCGGCATCGCGTCCATCTTCCGCGTCGTCCCGGCGCTCGTCGTCGCATTCGCGTTCGCCGTGATGATCGTCCTTTCCCAATCACGCATGGGTGTCCTCGTCTTCCTCGTCGTGATGGGGCTCGCCTTCATCCGGCGCGCGGGGATCTTCGGCGTCGTCATTGGCTGCATCGCATTTCCGCCCGTGCTCCTGCTCGGCGGACGGAGCGGGGCGGAGGCCGAGGCGTCCGCGGACGAGCGGCTCGATCTCGTGGCCGAGGCGCTCACGATGATCCGAAAGTCGAAGGGAATCGGCTTCGGCGTCGGCCAGTTCGCCGACGAATCGACGCGCGGGCTCACGGCGCACAACAGCTACCTGCTCGCGGCGGCGGAGACGGGGATCATCGGGGCTTGCCTCTTTTCGCTCGTGCTCTACGGCGCCCTCAAGGTGCCCTTGAAATTGTGGTTCGGCTCGTACGACGTGGACGCGGAGCTCCGTCGTCTCGCGCCGGCGCTCGCGATCTCGCTCGGCGGGGCGTACGTCGGGATCTTTTTCCTTTCGTGGTCGTACAAGGAATTTCTTTACATGCTGCTCGGCGCCTCCGCGGCGCTCTACCAGGCCGCGCGCGCGGCGGATCCGCGGTTCTCGGTGCGCATCGACGCGCGCGAGGCCGCGACCGTCTGCGCGGCGTGCCTCCTGCTCTTCCCGATCGTGTGGGTCGTGCTGCACGTGATGGGCTGA
- a CDS encoding response regulator, translated as MKLLLVDDQNVVRESLAKALRDEPDVTLVVEAESARDALSQKNRQPFDVVVIELSLADRCGTELIRQLKSFGETRVLVLSTFRDEFRVGEAMRAGADGYLSKRCRMKELIDAIRTVAKGRTAVSPDVSAAMVRALQRRDAARGDVLASLSERERQVLRLLAMGSSAKEVAAHLAISVKTVETHRARLCAKVATHSVADLTRLAVRAGLIDI; from the coding sequence ATGAAGCTCTTGCTGGTCGATGATCAGAATGTCGTACGGGAATCGCTGGCCAAGGCCCTGCGGGACGAGCCCGATGTCACGCTCGTCGTGGAGGCGGAGAGCGCGCGTGACGCGCTCTCGCAGAAGAACCGGCAGCCCTTCGACGTCGTCGTGATCGAGCTGTCGCTCGCGGACCGTTGCGGGACCGAGCTCATCCGGCAGCTCAAGTCGTTCGGCGAGACGCGCGTGCTCGTGCTCTCCACCTTCCGTGACGAGTTCCGCGTGGGCGAGGCGATGCGCGCGGGCGCCGACGGGTATCTGTCGAAGCGCTGCCGCATGAAGGAGCTCATCGACGCAATACGCACCGTCGCCAAGGGCCGCACCGCAGTCTCACCCGACGTGAGCGCAGCCATGGTGCGCGCGCTCCAGCGGCGCGACGCCGCCCGCGGCGATGTGCTCGCGTCGCTCTCCGAGCGCGAGCGTCAGGTCTTACGGCTGCTCGCGATGGGCAGCAGCGCAAAGGAGGTGGCCGCGCACCTCGCCATCAGCGTAAAGACCGTCGAGACCCACCGCGCACGCCTCTGCGCAAAGGTCGCGACCCACAGCGTCGCCGACCTGACCCGTCTCGCCGTCCGGGCCGGTCTCATCGATATCTGA
- a CDS encoding lysophospholipid acyltransferase family protein: MQSGIRHIAEELRSDSAFLRRLMVKVVTNGPEALLRYGPLLFGPAFAAGLHEKRENVRRNLRRILGPRPPLDELVDIAAVFTNYASCMTEAMLLGTPRGRALGLLSNAIGVDNYEACAAAGKGIVIATAHLGGWEVAGPMLHKVHAKNVVVVMARERDEQARAMQDELRERSGVKVVHIGETAFDALPLLRHLQQDDVVAMQIDRVPPRMRARSVTLCGAPFQVPEGPLMIAALSGAPIMPVFTRRLGFMHYEANVRAPIHVPRRPTAHDLDTAAQRLMDDLGAFLQDNPTQWFHFV, encoded by the coding sequence ATGCAGAGCGGCATCCGGCACATCGCGGAGGAGCTCCGCTCCGACTCCGCGTTCCTCCGTCGGCTGATGGTCAAGGTCGTGACGAACGGCCCCGAAGCGCTGCTCCGCTACGGCCCGCTGCTCTTCGGCCCCGCCTTCGCCGCCGGCCTGCACGAAAAACGCGAGAACGTGCGCCGCAACCTGCGCCGCATCCTCGGCCCACGCCCCCCCCTCGACGAGCTCGTCGACATCGCCGCCGTCTTCACGAACTACGCGAGCTGCATGACCGAAGCGATGCTGCTCGGAACCCCGCGCGGCCGGGCGCTAGGGCTGCTCTCGAACGCGATCGGCGTCGACAACTACGAGGCATGCGCCGCCGCAGGGAAGGGCATCGTCATCGCCACAGCGCACCTCGGCGGCTGGGAGGTGGCAGGTCCGATGCTGCACAAGGTGCACGCAAAAAACGTGGTCGTGGTGATGGCCCGCGAACGCGACGAGCAAGCACGCGCGATGCAAGACGAGCTACGCGAGCGATCAGGCGTCAAGGTCGTGCACATCGGCGAGACAGCCTTCGACGCGTTGCCGCTGCTCCGGCACCTGCAGCAGGACGACGTCGTAGCCATGCAGATCGATCGCGTGCCCCCCAGGATGCGCGCGCGCTCCGTCACACTCTGCGGCGCCCCCTTCCAGGTGCCCGAGGGCCCGCTGATGATCGCCGCACTGAGCGGCGCACCCATCATGCCCGTCTTCACCCGCCGTCTCGGCTTCATGCACTACGAAGCCAACGTCCGCGCCCCCATCCACGTCCCCCGCCGGCCCACCGCACACGACCTCGACACAGCCGCGCAGCGCCTGATGGACGACCTCGGCGCGTTCCTGCAAGACAACCCCACGCAGTGGTTTCACTTCGTCTGA
- a CDS encoding ABC transporter ATP-binding protein: MTEPLIRIEDITKSFGPRTVLRGVNLSIPRGCLYGLIGPGASGKSVLLKLITGLYQPDAGRILVEGADVHQMSDLELQKFRLRFGMLFQNNALFDYMTVGENIAFPLRRLFNLPDEEIAERVAERLRVVSLPGFEDRLPAGLSGGQKKRVGVARATITKAEIVLYDEPAAGLDPVTSQRIFELLRDEQRAAGATVVMVSSDLDRLLTVTDRVGMLYRGRLVFDGTTEEAKTSEDPYVRQFVHGLTEGPL; this comes from the coding sequence ATGACCGAGCCGCTCATCCGCATCGAAGACATCACGAAGAGCTTCGGCCCACGGACCGTACTTCGCGGCGTGAACCTCTCCATCCCGCGCGGCTGTCTGTACGGTCTCATCGGCCCCGGCGCCTCGGGCAAGAGCGTCTTGCTCAAGCTCATCACAGGGCTCTACCAGCCCGACGCAGGGCGCATCCTCGTCGAGGGAGCAGACGTGCACCAGATGAGCGATCTCGAGCTGCAGAAGTTCCGTCTGCGGTTCGGCATGTTGTTCCAGAACAACGCGCTCTTCGACTACATGACCGTGGGCGAGAACATCGCGTTCCCACTACGCCGGCTTTTCAATCTTCCCGACGAAGAGATCGCCGAGCGAGTCGCCGAGCGGCTGCGCGTGGTGTCGCTGCCCGGCTTCGAGGATCGTCTGCCCGCAGGGCTCTCCGGCGGCCAGAAGAAGCGCGTAGGCGTGGCACGAGCAACGATCACAAAGGCAGAGATCGTGCTCTACGACGAGCCCGCAGCAGGTCTCGATCCCGTGACGTCACAGCGAATCTTCGAGCTGCTCCGCGACGAGCAACGCGCCGCAGGAGCAACCGTCGTGATGGTGTCGAGCGATCTCGATCGGCTGCTCACCGTGACCGATCGCGTCGGCATGCTCTACCGCGGTCGCCTCGTGTTCGACGGCACAACCGAAGAAGCCAAAACAAGCGAAGACCCCTACGTCCGGCAGTTCGTCCACGGGTTGACCGAGGGACCCCTGTAA
- a CDS encoding AAA family ATPase has protein sequence MIPRTTPSLRISRLVVQNFRTFQGPTEIPLASGGVADEVAVFHGGNGSGKSNALAALELFFRALGFWMVARRACDADSILRGWEQLEDASGLIVSHRDWPPGIRDPLQIDVHLADGQKFSAIFTQAGNQVTLRVDGAWAGRENEVPMPAKKATAIATNEKGLSPLQEQQLASTLGRLDAPMGPGSRPLFRFDARRRAYLYPSDERRRADAPASPLSAELAARLLELANSLEPADIERWRAFTELLSRFKTLSGREVNVVRQPDGDADLRFELRRKQILRVSELSSGEQQVVALCAAVLTSRAAIVAIEEPEISLDPSYQELLRDVLREQVRNGLVDQIILESHVPMFDGPEVIRFSRSPEGVTSVARQPSEAHDELRERARGSGAEDQWVTPEGYTKLPKLMLDDLGLQAGGYLWFVRSKPAGRWEAWKTEEIDQALGLPGDDAEG, from the coding sequence GTGATTCCCCGCACCACGCCATCGCTCCGCATCTCCCGGCTGGTCGTGCAGAACTTCCGCACGTTTCAGGGTCCGACCGAGATCCCGCTCGCGTCGGGAGGCGTGGCGGACGAGGTCGCGGTCTTCCATGGAGGGAACGGGAGCGGCAAGTCGAACGCGCTGGCGGCGCTGGAGTTGTTCTTTCGGGCGCTTGGTTTCTGGATGGTCGCGCGTCGCGCGTGTGATGCCGACAGCATCCTGCGCGGATGGGAGCAGCTCGAGGACGCGTCGGGCCTCATCGTCTCGCATCGGGACTGGCCGCCGGGCATCCGCGATCCCCTTCAGATCGACGTTCATCTGGCGGATGGGCAAAAATTTTCCGCGATCTTCACGCAAGCAGGCAACCAGGTGACCCTTCGTGTCGATGGAGCGTGGGCAGGGAGGGAAAACGAGGTGCCCATGCCCGCGAAGAAGGCCACGGCCATTGCAACGAACGAGAAGGGTCTGAGCCCCCTTCAAGAACAGCAGCTCGCGTCGACCCTGGGTCGGCTCGATGCCCCGATGGGTCCGGGCAGCCGGCCCCTCTTTCGGTTCGACGCGCGCCGCCGCGCGTACCTGTACCCGAGCGACGAGAGGCGGCGGGCCGATGCGCCCGCGTCCCCGCTGTCCGCCGAGCTTGCCGCCCGCCTGCTCGAGCTCGCGAACTCTCTCGAACCCGCGGACATCGAGCGATGGCGCGCGTTCACAGAGCTCCTCTCGCGCTTCAAGACGCTGTCCGGCCGCGAGGTCAACGTCGTGCGCCAGCCCGACGGAGACGCAGACCTGCGCTTCGAGCTCCGCCGCAAGCAGATCCTCCGCGTCTCGGAGCTCAGCTCGGGCGAGCAGCAGGTGGTCGCGCTCTGCGCCGCGGTGCTCACTTCGCGCGCGGCCATCGTGGCCATCGAGGAGCCGGAGATCAGCCTGGATCCGAGTTATCAGGAGCTCCTGCGCGACGTGCTGCGCGAGCAGGTGCGGAACGGGCTCGTCGACCAGATCATCCTGGAGAGCCACGTCCCGATGTTCGATGGCCCGGAGGTCATCCGCTTCAGCCGCTCGCCGGAGGGCGTGACCTCGGTCGCGCGACAGCCCTCCGAAGCGCACGACGAGCTTCGCGAACGTGCGCGAGGGAGCGGGGCCGAGGATCAGTGGGTGACCCCCGAGGGGTACACGAAGCTGCCGAAGCTGATGCTCGACGACCTCGGGCTTCAGGCAGGCGGCTACCTCTGGTTCGTACGCTCCAAGCCTGCCGGGCGCTGGGAGGCCTGGAAGACGGAGGAGATCGACCAAGCCCTCGGGCTTCCTGGCGACGACGCCGAGGGCTAG
- a CDS encoding GGDEF domain-containing protein, with the protein MSLRPTNSLDLALETLLDVLDEAVLVFDEGLVCRAAGRRAAALLGLDPGSCVGQGRARLLGQIQKDAPELAGPLLVLEGSALSPERVEIDPLEITGPPSRTFVWTSAPVVKGGVVVGRIDVVRDQSASAAMARKLDEVSRVDTLTGLSNRRRFEEECEREHRRAQRVWDSYAVARVDVDGMGAVNEALGREKGDALLRLLGEALRASRRQYDVVARWGDDDFALLLPCVDHAAVKSVLTRAAAHMAAAAKDAGYAITLSVGVAVWRPPSADSAADVLGRATAALDAAKRRGPGAILVDLGGTNIKSDLESVAVEPPERVE; encoded by the coding sequence ATGTCGTTGCGACCGACGAACTCCCTGGACCTCGCGCTCGAAACGCTGCTCGACGTCCTCGACGAGGCGGTGCTCGTGTTCGACGAAGGGCTCGTGTGCCGCGCCGCCGGGCGCCGCGCCGCCGCGCTGCTCGGGCTCGATCCGGGATCGTGCGTGGGGCAGGGACGCGCGCGTCTGCTCGGGCAGATCCAAAAGGACGCGCCCGAGCTCGCAGGGCCGCTTTTGGTGCTCGAAGGCAGCGCGCTCTCGCCGGAGCGCGTGGAGATCGATCCGCTGGAGATCACGGGGCCGCCGTCGCGCACGTTCGTGTGGACGAGCGCGCCCGTCGTGAAGGGCGGCGTGGTGGTGGGGCGGATCGACGTCGTGCGTGATCAGAGCGCGTCGGCGGCGATGGCGCGCAAGCTCGACGAGGTGTCGCGGGTCGACACGCTGACGGGGCTCTCGAACCGGCGTCGTTTCGAGGAGGAGTGCGAGCGCGAGCATCGGCGCGCGCAACGCGTGTGGGACTCGTACGCCGTCGCGCGCGTGGACGTCGACGGCATGGGCGCGGTGAACGAGGCGCTCGGGAGGGAGAAGGGCGACGCGCTCCTCCGGCTGCTCGGCGAGGCGCTGCGTGCGTCGCGGCGGCAGTACGACGTGGTCGCGCGGTGGGGCGACGACGACTTCGCGTTGCTCTTGCCCTGCGTGGATCACGCCGCCGTGAAGAGCGTGCTCACGCGGGCCGCGGCGCACATGGCCGCCGCGGCGAAGGACGCGGGGTATGCGATCACGCTGAGCGTCGGCGTGGCCGTGTGGAGGCCGCCTTCGGCCGACAGCGCCGCGGACGTCCTCGGCCGCGCCACGGCTGCCCTCGACGCAGCCAAGCGCCGCGGGCCCGGGGCGATCCTCGTGGATCTTGGCGGGACAAACATCAAGAGCGACCTGGAGAGCGTCGCGGTCGAACCTCCCGAGCGCGTCGAATGA
- a CDS encoding glutamine synthetase family protein produces the protein MGGASYDELLGELEGRGVRRAKIGGFDVDGVLRGKYVSMEKLRSALSCGFGFCDVIFGWDIGDVLYDNARVTGWHTGYPDAHAVLDPSTKRLVPWEPGTVAMLADFRDADGGPHPACPRSALKRVITHAASLGYQAKLSAEYEFFLFKETPASLHEKRFQKLESLSPGMFGYSWVREGQQKELMAAIYDGMRAFDIELEGLHTETGPGVYEAAIRYDDALRAADKAALFKVAMKQIAYEHGLSVTFMAKWNASLPGSSGHLHQSLWKDGENVFQGPPSEGGISRPMRHYIGGQLACMREMTALVSPTINAYKRYVPGVWAPLTATWGFENRTTALRIVGAGTKAARVEVRQGAADINPYIAMAATLGAGIYGIENAIEPDAPITGNAGEGGEGRDRLPRTLAEATALLAESQRMRRILGDGFVDHYVRTRQWEVRQYERAVTDWELARYFEAI, from the coding sequence ATGGGTGGAGCGTCGTACGACGAGCTCTTGGGGGAGCTCGAAGGGCGGGGGGTTCGACGTGCGAAGATCGGCGGGTTCGACGTCGATGGCGTGCTTCGAGGGAAGTACGTGTCGATGGAGAAGCTGCGCTCGGCGCTGTCGTGCGGGTTCGGGTTCTGTGACGTCATCTTCGGCTGGGATATCGGCGACGTCCTCTACGACAACGCGCGCGTGACCGGCTGGCACACGGGCTACCCCGACGCGCACGCCGTGCTCGATCCTTCGACGAAGCGCCTCGTGCCGTGGGAGCCCGGCACCGTGGCGATGCTCGCGGACTTCCGCGACGCGGACGGCGGCCCGCACCCGGCGTGCCCGCGCTCGGCGCTGAAGCGCGTGATCACGCACGCGGCGTCGCTCGGCTACCAGGCGAAGCTCTCGGCCGAGTACGAGTTCTTTCTGTTCAAAGAGACGCCCGCGTCGCTTCACGAAAAACGGTTCCAGAAGCTCGAATCACTCTCGCCGGGGATGTTCGGCTACTCGTGGGTGCGCGAGGGCCAGCAGAAGGAGCTGATGGCCGCGATCTACGACGGCATGCGCGCCTTCGACATCGAGCTCGAAGGGCTGCACACGGAGACAGGGCCGGGCGTGTACGAGGCGGCGATCCGGTACGACGACGCCCTGCGCGCGGCGGACAAGGCGGCGCTGTTCAAGGTCGCGATGAAGCAGATCGCCTACGAGCACGGGCTCAGCGTGACGTTCATGGCGAAGTGGAACGCGAGCCTGCCGGGCTCGTCCGGCCACCTGCACCAGAGCCTCTGGAAGGACGGGGAGAACGTGTTCCAGGGGCCGCCGTCCGAGGGCGGGATCTCGCGGCCGATGCGGCACTACATCGGCGGTCAGCTCGCGTGCATGCGAGAGATGACGGCGCTCGTGTCGCCGACGATCAACGCGTACAAGCGCTACGTGCCCGGCGTGTGGGCGCCGCTCACGGCGACGTGGGGCTTCGAGAACCGCACGACGGCGCTGCGGATCGTGGGCGCCGGGACGAAGGCCGCGCGGGTCGAGGTGCGGCAGGGGGCGGCCGACATCAACCCGTACATCGCGATGGCAGCGACGCTCGGCGCGGGGATCTACGGCATCGAGAACGCGATCGAACCCGACGCGCCGATCACGGGCAACGCGGGCGAGGGCGGCGAGGGGCGCGATCGGCTGCCGCGCACGCTGGCCGAGGCCACGGCGCTGCTCGCGGAGAGCCAGCGCATGCGGAGGATCCTCGGCGACGGGTTCGTTGATCACTACGTGCGCACCCGGCAGTGGGAGGTGCGCCAGTACGAGCGAGCGGTCACCGACTGGGAGCTCGCGCGGTATTTCGAGGCCATCTGA